Proteins encoded within one genomic window of Plasmodium malariae genome assembly, contig: PmUG01_00_21, whole genome shotgun sequence:
- the PmUG01_00040400 gene encoding fam-m protein: protein MEQNIKLILPVKIIVFILLTWIYYLNKDRIFNKNLNDNIDLNKKLHTINCRLLAKYKQDKNYNDVGLKNNIQNKREHQEKNIYNNKKWGKGKNKESNRSLLNKAQYYTEFIDYNNGMFDGKHFHFEKKWIKKKDYDNFLEKNRRIRDISLKKIKFRKYRYGFPMLFLFFLLGIGLPILCGFELPGVSFKTIIDDLYTKIKTGINSLIELQDGHIYLILFCIFIVIFSIILIIAIPKILKNNEKYHKINLMNKGYE from the exons AtggaacaaaatattaagcTAATATTGCCAGTTAAAATTATTGTGTTTATCCTTTTAACGtggatatattatttaaacaaaGAT agaatatttaacaaaaatttgAATGATAACATCgatcttaataaaaaattacatacaATAAATTGTCGATTgctagcaaaatataaacaggATAAGAATTACAACGATGTaggtttaaaaaataatatacaaaataagcGGGAGCaccaagaaaaaaatatatataataataagaaatggGGGAAGGGAAAGAACAAAGAGTCTAATAgaagtttattaaataaggcACAATACTACACAGAATTTATAGATTACAATAATGGAatgtttgatggaaaacattttcattttgaaaaaaaatggataaaaaaaaaagattatgataattttcttgaaaaaaacaGAAGAATTCGTGAtataagtttaaaaaaaataaaatttagaaaatacaGATATGGATTTCCtatgctttttctttttttccttttgggAATAGGATTACCCATATTATGTGGATTTGAGCTGCCAGGAGTTTCTTTCAAAACAATAATAGATGACCTATATACGAAAATTAAAACAGGTATAAATAGTCTAATAGAATTACAAGATGGACATATTtatcttatattattttgcatatttatcGTTATATTTTCCATAATACTTATAATAGCGATACCTAAGATCTTaaagaataatgaaaaatatcacaaaattaatttaatgaataagggatatgaataa
- the PmUG01_00040700 gene encoding Plasmodium exported protein, unknown function — MEEKFKLPFFIKIFSFILLTWINHFNNNMSSFNKYLDEKYDNIRKLGQITYRLLAKRKQMKRPYTIWINDVIPNNGRYIKKDIYNNEKINEEKNILADKVSLKSAENYKLPKRNESSMYIRGNLYCKKRIFDKIYYKNIVRNSWIKDFISLKEDIKLKLLGIFILGSSHVLVGITLIVLGQLGYLYDVNNVISLFNKIGLFVVLFYILTFVVAIAMLFIQRRVVKHLKALEKKYDINNTAYPSLRKVVKYNK; from the exons ATGgaagaaaaatttaagttaccattttttatcaaaattttttcttttatcctTTTGACATGGATAAATCATTTTAACAATAACAtg AGTAgctttaataaatatttagatgAGAAGTATGACAATATTAGAAAATTAGGTCAAATAACTTATCGTTTACTAGCAAAACGTAAACAGATGAAACGTCCATATACTATATGGATAAATGATGTGATACCAAATAATGGAAggtacataaaaaaagatatatataataatgaaaaaataaatgaagaaaaaaatatattggcAGATAAAGTTTCATTAAAAAGTGCAGAAAACTATAAGCTACCTAAAAGAAATGAATCATCTATGTACATTCGAGGAaatttatattgtaaaaaaagaatatttgacaaaatatattataaaaatatagttagAAATTCATGGATTAAAgattttatatctttaaaggaagatataaaattaaaattacttgggatttttattttagggAGCTCCCATGTACTAGTTGGTATCACGTTAATAGTCTTAGGACAATTGGGGTACTTATATGATgttaataatgttataagtttatttaataaaataggtCTATTTGTTGTgttattctatatattaacatttgtAGTTGCAATAGCAATGTTGTTTATACAAAGAAGAGTTGTAAAACATTTAAAGGctttagaaaaaaagtatgatattaataatacgGCATATCCTTCTTTACGTAAGGtagttaaatataataaataa
- the PmUG01_00040600 gene encoding PIR protein, with translation MEPSSSDNNNNCVQLYLKYKKEFDKVILNVTNGSINPGKYCGDIKYNNLNTPGSNFITACQEIGRYLIEIKDKYYSDRFKRCKYLKYRINSDNNYKDHRWFDAYKEVSSIKENICAQELKVIDSNVLAKLTELYNLYENFNNFNIEKDQITMNCESARKCYEFYNKHYKDCDESNNDDFCEELKNFKEVYEDTMSNVTSCPDVPQQLPPKKRDFVILSSLTTAVVLLASFTLFFLYKFTPIKSFLRNRLQKKKISELREVEEKTIESIKNTYNEANINYEGSYHNIAYQPQ, from the exons atGGAACCCTCAAGTTCAGATAATAAC aatAACTGTGTCCAATTAtatcttaaatataaaaaggaatttgataaagttattttaaatgttacaAATGGTAGTATAAATCCTGGAAAGTATTGTGGTgacattaaatataataatttaaatactCCTGGtagtaattttattacagCATGTCAAGAGATTGGTAGatatttaattgaaataaaggataaatattattctgaTAGATTCAAACGTTGTAAATACTTGAAGTACCGGATAAATTcagataataattataaggaTCATCGTTGGTTTGATGCATATAAAGAGGTTTCATccattaaagaaaatatatgtgcTCAAGAATTAAAGGTAATTGATTCTAATGTTTTAGCAAAACTTACAGAgttgtataatttatatgaaaattttaacaattttaatattgaaaaagatCAAATTACCATGAATTGTGAAAGTGCTAGAAAATGCtatgaattttataataaacattACAAAGATTGTGATGAaagtaataatgatgatTTTTGCGAAGagttgaaaaattttaaggaaGTATATGAAGACACAATGAGTAATGTAACATCTTGTCCTGATGTACCACAACAGTTACCACCTAAAAAAAGAGATTTTGTAATTCTTTCCAGTTTAACAACTGCTGTAGTATTACTAGCATCTTTtactttattctttttatataaa ttCACTCCAATTAAATCATTTCTACGTAATCGTctacaaaagaaaaaaataagtgaaCTTAGAGAAGttgaagaaaaaacaatagAATCTATTAAAAACACATATAATGAAgcgaatataaattatgaaggAAGTTATCATAACATAGCCTATCAGCCTCAATGA
- the PmUG01_00040100 gene encoding fam-m protein — protein sequence MNQKIMLFLFIKISTFILLTWIYDFYSEQSTFNKIIDKNYNLSKKLDTRNYRLLAKYKLNNHSYNVCLKKKLEDNEANKQRDLSNNERRIKEKNKQSSRNLLNKAQYYVDVIDYNNGMFYGKNFHFQKKWIKKKDYDRLPMSCKCEMVRAGTTDTRSNSIDLQIIKYISDLLGTKNELHVFILLYTVAFIILVVLIIIATYKILRNNEKYQKLKLMRE from the exons atgaatcaaaaaattatgttgttcctttttataaagatttctacatttatacttttaacaTGGATATACGATTTTTACAGTGAGCAg agtacttttaacaaaattatcgATAAAAACTATAACCttagtaaaaaattagatacaAGAAATTATCGATTACTGGCAAAATATAAACTGAATAATCATTCATATAAtgtatgtttaaaaaaaaaacttgagGATAATGAAGCAAATAAACAAAGAGATTTGTCTAATAATGAAAGGaggataaaagaaaaaaataaacaatcaagcagaaatttattaaataaggcCCAATACTATGTAGACGttatagattataataatggaatgttttatggaaaaaattttcattttcaaaagaaatggataaaaaaaaaagattatgatA GATTACCCATGTCATGCAAGTGTGAGATGGTAAGAGCAGGTACAACAGATACTAGAAGTAATAGCATAGATCTAcagataataaaatatatcagtGATTTACTAGgtacaaaaaatgaattacatgtttttatattattatatacagtagctttcattatattagtagttttaattataatagctACTTATAAGAtcttaagaaataatgaaaaatatcaaaaactTAAGTTGATGAGAGAGTAA
- the PmUG01_00040300 gene encoding fam-l protein, whose translation MKQNIKLLLFIKIAVFILSPRIYNFNNDTSKYYKYLGAKYILIRKLGIRSCRLLAKCKQYNDSNIRDLIEDLPYNGSYEKKDISNNKKGATKKNNQSNRNLINHASQNREAKKSRSCIFETKKYSHLEKKIFKELDYMDYLKSNKTISNETYKKVICKKYGLRIILPILLLLLLLIPLVVDFSAGLALGNSWKWGLLGFSHYLKELQISDGEWLSKLLNWLKSNTPGLWKHNTIFDSSYVCSLCSAAGQYDLSIKCILGQLFGYIIYFVPFIILCSTFISAIFYYHKKVKKYEKIKFRKK comes from the exons atgaaacaaaatattaagttacttttatttattaaaattgctGTTTTTATCCTTTCGCCGCGGATATACAATTTTAACAACGATACG AGCaagtattataaatatctaGGTGCGAAATACATCCTTATTAGAAAATTAGGTATAAGAAGTTGTAGATTATTAGCAAAATGCAAGCAATATAATGATTCAAATATTAGAGATTTAATAGAAGATCTACCATATAACGGATCgtacgaaaaaaaagatatatctaacaataaaaaaggagccacaaaaaaaaacaatcaGTCAAATagaaatttaataaatcatGCTAGTCAAAATAGGGAAGCTAAGAAAAGTAGATcttgtatatttgaaacgaaaaaatattctcatttagagaaaaaaatattcaaagagcTTGATTATATGGATTATCTTAAAAGCAACAAAACAATCAGCAATGAGACttacaaaaaagtaatatgcaaaaaatatggtttaagaataattttacctatattattattattgctgttATTGATACCACTCGTAGTAGATTTCTCAGCAGGTTTGGCACTTGGTAATTCATGGAAATGGGGTTTACTAGGGTTTTCTCACTATTTAAAAGAGTTGCAAATTAGTGATGGGGAATGGTtatcaaaattattaaactGGTTGAAGAGTAATACACCAGGGTTATGGAAGCACAACACAATTTTCGATTCGTCCTACGTATGTTCGTTGTGCAGTGCAGCGGGACAATATGACCTTtctataaaatgtatattaggACAATTATTtggatatataatatatttcgtaccattcattatattatgtagCACTTTTATATCTGCgattttttattaccataaaaaagtaaaaaaatacgaaaaaattaagttcagaaaaaagtaa
- the PmUG01_00040200 gene encoding fam-l protein, whose amino-acid sequence MERKIKTLLFFKIYAFVFLSWICHFYIYMSKQNKYLVECYNHHRKIYARNYRLLAKYKQDNDSIIVCLEEEIPNRVNDKKNISNSEKLVSGEKKQSNGSFPINVRGHKKNIKNKSWIFETKQYSHMEKKIFKELDYIDFLKNNRTISNNTYKKIIYKKYGLRFALPIFLLLVLSISFVLDNFWGYGMFDGLFRLIITYSGPEWMRGFTSKLWNSHFRWLFVGPNALSKSSGTRSTLYINGNMVAESFCGFFIYFVPFIILGIILILRVVYYHKKVKKYEKIKFTKR is encoded by the exons ATGGAACGAAAAATTAAGACactgttattttttaaaatttatgcttttgtgtttttaagttggatatgtcatttttacatttatatg AGTAAGCAAAACAAATATTTGGTTGAGTGCTACAATCAtcatagaaaaatatatgcaagaAACTATCGTTTACTGGCGAAATATAAGCAGGATAATGATTCAATTATTGTATGTTTAGAGGAAGAAATACCAAATAGAGTaaacgataaaaaaaatatatctaatagTGAAAAATTGGTCTCAGGAGAAAAGAAACAGTCAAATGGAAGTTTCCCAATAAATGTAAGAggccataaaaaaaatattaaaaataaatcttggATATTTGAAACTAAACAATATTCtcatatggaaaaaaaaatattcaaagaactagattatatagattttcttaaaaacaacagaacaataagtaataatacttataaaaaaataatatataaaaaatacggaTTGCGATTTGCTTTAcctatatttctattattggTCTTATCAATATCATTCGTGTTAGACAATTTTTGGGGATATGGGATGTTTGATGGTTTGTTTagattaataataacatactCAGGACCTGAGTGGATGAGAGGATTTACTTCAAAGTTGTGGAATTCCCATTTTAGATGGTTATTTGTAGGTCCAAATGCGCTTAGTAAATCAAGTGGTACGCGAAGTACACTCTATATAAATGGAAATATGGTTGCAGAGAGTTTTTGtggattttttatatattttgtaccttttattatattaggtATCATACTTATTTTAAGGGTTGTTTATTACCATAagaaagttaaaaaatatgaaaaaattaagtttacgaaaagataa